One Nocardioides luti DNA window includes the following coding sequences:
- a CDS encoding UbiA family prenyltransferase, with translation MPPLLRAAHAGPALAVVVLAALLAVADGLAVERVGLVALAVLAGQLSVGWSNDAIDAGRDRVAGRSDKPLARGDLRDRTVWAAAVLALAACVPLSLACGWVAGLVHLGCVASAWSYNAGLKSTPWSFAPYAVSFGALVVFVSLAGRPSVLPPWWQPVAGALLGVGAHLLNVLPDLADDAATGVHGLPHRLGARWLPPVATGVLVAGSLVVALGAGIGRPAVVAGLVVVLLLAAVAARSRGRAGFLSAVGIALADVVLLVLAGR, from the coding sequence ATGCCCCCGCTGCTCCGCGCCGCCCACGCGGGTCCCGCGCTGGCGGTGGTCGTCCTGGCCGCGCTGCTCGCGGTCGCCGACGGCCTCGCGGTCGAGCGCGTCGGGCTCGTCGCGCTGGCGGTGCTGGCCGGGCAGCTCTCGGTCGGCTGGTCCAACGACGCGATCGACGCCGGCCGCGACCGGGTCGCGGGCCGGTCCGACAAGCCGCTCGCCCGGGGCGACCTGCGCGACCGGACCGTCTGGGCGGCGGCCGTGCTGGCCCTGGCGGCCTGCGTGCCGCTCTCGCTCGCGTGCGGGTGGGTCGCCGGGCTCGTGCACCTCGGCTGCGTCGCCTCCGCGTGGTCCTACAACGCGGGGCTGAAGTCGACTCCGTGGTCGTTCGCACCGTACGCCGTCTCGTTCGGCGCCCTCGTCGTGTTCGTGTCGCTCGCGGGCCGGCCGTCGGTGCTGCCGCCGTGGTGGCAGCCGGTGGCCGGGGCCCTGCTGGGGGTCGGTGCCCACCTGCTCAACGTGCTGCCGGACCTCGCCGACGACGCGGCCACCGGTGTCCACGGTCTGCCGCACCGGCTCGGGGCGCGGTGGCTGCCGCCGGTCGCGACCGGGGTGCTGGTGGCCGGCAGCCTCGTGGTGGCCCTCGGCGCCGGGATCGGTCGGCCCGCCGTGGTCGCCGGGCTGGTCGTCGTCCTGCTGCTGGCCGCGGTCGCGGCCCGCAGCCGCGGCCGGGCGGGCTTCCTCTCGGCCGTCGGCATCGCCCTCGCCGACGTGGTGCTGCTGGTCCTCGCGGGTCGCTAG